A window of the Trichoderma asperellum chromosome 6, complete sequence genome harbors these coding sequences:
- a CDS encoding uncharacterized protein (antiSMASH:Cluster_6.3~SMCOG1038:phenylalanine-specific permease~TransMembrane:12 (i48-68o74-94i128-149o155-177i189-207o247-267i279-299o331-356i376-393o405-428i449-472o478-496i)), producing the protein MEKKYGSGPDEAYDINIEASSPNDNNDFTLAHDGEQLQRGLKSRHLQFLALGGAIGTGLFVGSGSILADTGPAPLFMAYISMSIIVYVVMNVLAEMTVYLPFRGVTIPYYVSRYVDPSLGFAAGWNYWYAYTMLVAAEASAAAIVIEYWKAHVNVAVWIAIILVVLLALNLFAAAIFGEAEFVFASIKLIALFVLCIIGIVLFFGGGPDQHHVLGFHYWNDPGAFVEYNAKGSTGKFLGYWHAFVKAGFAFITSPELIAIAAGEAVSPRRNLKKAARRFVFRLALFYGVSSLIIGIIVASNDPRLLGASDASASPFVIGIQNAGIPVLNHIINAVILTSAWSAGNSFLYSASRVLYSMAVSGQAPKVFALTNRMGVPYVAVLFTWVFTLLAFLNVSNSGATVFNWFVNISTISGFIAWIIIMITYLRFRKAIIFNNLLGELPYKTPFQPYATYFALFIISILTLTNGFQIFIGDNWNVSDFIAAYITLPIVLVLYLGHKIWKRTPFCIKTSEVDVITGKKEMDEMEAMDQPPVPKNWLQKIWFWLA; encoded by the exons ATGGAGAAAAAGTACGGCTCCGGGCCCGACGAGGCCTACGACATCAACATCGAGGCCAGCTCGCCAAATGACAACAACGACTTCACTCTGGCCCACGATGgcgagcagctccagcgtggTCTCAAGAGTCGCCATCTGCAGTTTCTGGCCCTGGGAGGAGCCATTGGAACCGGCCTCTTTGTCGGCTCCGGCAGCATTCTCGCCGACACTGGCCCTGCGCCGCTCTTCATGGCCTACATCTCCATGTCCATCATTGTCTATGTCGTCATGAACGTGCTGGCAGAAATGACTGTCTATCTGCCGTTTCGAGGAGTCACCATCCCTTACTACGTCAGCCGATATGTCGATCCCAGCTTGGGCTTCGCTGCCGGCTGGAATTACTGGTATGCCTACACAATGCTTGTTGCGGCAGAAGCTTCGGCGGCAGCCATTGTGATAGAATATTGGAAAGCCCATGTCAATGTTGCCGTGTGgatcgccatcatcctcgttGTCTTGTTAGCGCTCAACTTATTCGCCGCGGCCATCTTTGGAGAGGCAGAATTTGTCTTTGCGTCAATCAAGCTGATCGCCCTGTTTGTTCTCTGCATAATTGGCATTGTCTTGTTCTTTGGCGGTGGCCCTGATCAACATCATGTTCTCGGCTTCCATTATTGGAACGATCCTGGAGCCTTTGTAGAATACAATGCGAAGGGGTCGACTGGCAAGTTCTTGGGCTACTGGCACGCCTTTGTCAAAGCTG GATTTGCCTTTATTACCAGCCCAGAGTtgatcgccatcgccgccggagAGGCCGTTTCTCCTCGCCGAAACCTCAAAAAGGCCGCTCGTCGCTTTGTTTTCCGCTTGGCATTGTTCTACGGTGTATCCTCCCTCATCATTGGCATCATTGTCGCTTCGAATGATCCAAGACTCCTTGGGGCCTCTGACGCTAGCGCTTCACCGTTTGTCATTGGTATCCAGAATGCGGGCATCCCTGTGTTGAACCATATTATCAACGCCGTCATTTTGACTTCCGCTTGGTCTGCCGGAAACTCTTTCCTCTACTCTGCCAGCCGAGTTTTATATTCCATGGCTGTGAGCGGCCAAGCCCCCAAGGTATTCGCTCTTACCAACCGCATGGGTGTCCCCTATGTCGCTGTCCTGTTTACCTGGGTCTTTACCCTCCTCGCTTTCCTCAATGTCAGCAACTCTGGTGCTACAGTCTTCAACTGGTTTGTCAACATTTCAACCATTTCTGGCTTCATTGCCTggatcatcatcatgattaCCTATCTTCGCTTCCGTAAAGCGATTATTTTCAACAATCTCCTGGGAGAACTACCCTACAAGACGCCATTCCAGCCATACGCTACTTATTTTGCGCTCTTCATCATTTCCATTCTCACTCTCACAAACGGCTTCCAAATTTTCATCGGAGATAACTGGAACGTGAGCGACTTCATTGCTGCGTATATCACTCTACCCATTGTCCTTGTTCTTTATCTCGGCCACAAGATCTGGAAGCGCACCCCCTTCTGCATCAAGACATCTGAAGTCGATGTCATTACGGGTAAGAAGGAAATggacgagatggaggcgATGGATCAGCCCCCTGTGCCCAAGAACTGGCTTCAGAAGATCTGGTTCTGGCTGGCATAA
- a CDS encoding uncharacterized protein (EggNog:ENOG41~antiSMASH:Cluster_6.3~TransMembrane:9 (o17-38i50-73o85-101i167-186o206-225i245-264o270-292i304-324o336-360i)) produces the protein MLCTMGAGLAPNIGAQLALRFLAGMFGSTPLVCAGGTISDLWDPVDQIHIFPIYATGGFFGLAVGPAIGGLIADSKIVGWRWVEWSTLVLSGAVLLLVLIFQPETHASTLREWQTAAATAKTISGDGEIPSAKILGDTEQASGFQRFKAKIGPALYRPVQLSYSEPIIIMISVYLSVLYIVIFTFLPGYTFIFTNTYGFSLAERGLSFFGLGVGFLLTLATTIPITIQSRKIIQRDGKLSPESRLWFAMVGAPTIPIGLFWMAWTTRASISYWSALAASVLLGFGILCVFISSYQYIIYTYEQLAASGLVFVTLTRYLVAGGMVEVGIPMYANLGVAWALTLLGILSALLIPIPFSLFYWGPKIRQWSKHVK, from the coding sequence ATGCTGTGCACAATGGGAGCAGGTTTAGCACCCAATATCGGTGCCCAACTTGCTTTGCGATTCCTTGCCGGCATGTTCGGTAGCACCCCGTTAGTTTGCGCTGGTGGCACCATCTCAGATCTGTGGGATCCAGTCGACCAAATTCACATTTTCCCGATTTACGCTACAGGCGGATTTTTCGGCTTGGCAGTTGGACCAGCAATTGGAGGACTGATTGCTGATAGCAAGATTGTGGGCTGGCGATGGGTGGAATGGAGCACGCTGGTTCTCTCGGGTGCTGTTCTCTTGCTGGTCTTGATTTTTCAACCCGAAACACATGCGTCAACGCTACGTGAATGGCaaactgccgctgccactgcgAAAACCATTTCAGGGGATGGGGAGATTCCTTCAGCCAAAATCCTTGGAGATACAGAGCAGGCATCTGGGTTTCAGAGATTCAAAGCTAAAATTGGCCCTGCTCTCTATCGACCAGTGCAACTGTCTTACTCCGAACCAATCATCATTATGATTTCGGTATATCTTTCCGTGCTATACATTGTCATCTTTACATTTCTACCAGGCTATACTTTTATCTTCACGAACACATACGGATTCAGCCTAGCAGAACGGGGGCTTTCATTCTTCGGATTAGGCGTTGGGTTCTTGTTAACTTTGGCGACGACAATACCAATTACTATCCAGTCACGGAAGATCATTCAAAGGGATGGTAAACTTAGCCCTGAATCTCGTCTTTGGTTCGCGATGGTTGGCGCACCTACAATCCCGATTGGGCTTTTCTGGATGGCGTGGACAACTAGGGCATCGATATCATATTGGTCCGCCCTCGCGGCGTCCGTGCTACTTGGATTTGGCATTCTCTGCGTTTTCATCAGCAGCTACCAGTACATCATCTATACTTACGAACAGCTAGCTGCTAGTGGATTAGTTTTCGTTACTTTAACGAGATATCTGGTTGCTGGTGGAATGGTGGAAGTGGGCATTCCCATGTACGCAAATCTTGGCGTTGCGTGGGCTTTGACGCTGCTTGGAATATTGAGTGCCTTGCTGATTCCGATTCCGTTCTCGTTGTTTTATTGGGGACCTAAGATTAGACAATGGAGCAAGCATGTGAAATAG
- a CDS encoding uncharacterized protein (antiSMASH:Cluster_6.3), producing the protein MSTPFESEILAANAKYVSTYRHSGLECPPQKKAVLVTCMDCRLDPKSALGFELGEVTTIRNAGASGQDAARSAILTTHVLGAQEVLLIKHTRCGLLGVPQEAVHGIMKKNLGWRSPRTWITSMFLLSMI; encoded by the exons ATGTCGACTCCTTTCGAATCAGAGATCCTCGCAGCCAATGCTAAATATGTGAGCACTTACAGACATAGTGGTCTTGAGTGCCCTCCTCAGAAGAAAGCCGTCCTTG TAACATGCATGGATTGCCGTCTTGACCCCAAGTCAGCCTTGGGTTTCGAGCTTGGTGAGGTAACAACGATCCGGAATGCTGGTGCATCAGGCCAAGATGCAGCGCGCTCAGCAATTCTCACCACACACGTCTTGGGTGCTCAGGAGGTTCTTCTCATCAAGCATACGCGATGCGGATTGTTGGGTGTTCCTCAAGAGGCAGTTCATGGAATCATGAAGAAGAACTTGGGGTGGAGGAGTCCAAGGACGTGGATAACTTCGATGTTCTTACTTTCCATGATTTAG
- a CDS encoding uncharacterized protein (antiSMASH:Cluster_6.3~SMCOG1039:aldo/keto reductase family oxidoreductase): MASPKPRVILGLMTYGPREASADNRVTTVEEFQQHLDAFQAHGYNELDTARIYSAQKQEAFTAKAGWKERGFKIATKSYPHGPGAHSAANLRKDLETSLAELGTDCVNIFYLHSADRTTPFTETLEAANELYKEGKFKQLGVSNFPAYEVAEVVMLCQARGWIKPTIYQGIYNAITRNLETEVVPACRRFGLEIVIFTPLGGGLLTGRYKSADDEEQSGRFSTSTFLGPIFRQLYFNDSLFKALDILRQAAESHSLTMPEVALRWVMHHSALKFAKDGGNDGVIFGVSKIEQLHQNIADLEKGPLPEEVVKALDAAWIVAKGTSPNPWHTPLVYTYEGHS, encoded by the exons ATGGCGTCCCCAAAGCCCAGAGTTATCCTCGGTCTTATGACCTATGGCCCTCGTGAAGCTTCGGCAGACAACCGTGTAACAACAGTTGAAGAAtttcagcagcatctcgatgCCTTCCAAGCGCATGGATACAACGAACTTGATACAGCTCGTATATACTCTGCGCAGAAACAAGAAGCCTTCACCGCAAAAGCAGGATGGAAAGAACGCGGTTTCAAGATCGCTACCAAAAGCTACCCCCACGGTCCCGGGGCTCATTCAGCTGCCAACCTCCGCAAGGATCTGGAAACGTCCCTAGCAGAGCTTGGTACTGATTGCGTGAACATTTTCTACCTTCACTCCGCTGATCGAACCACCCCCTTTACCGAGACACTCGAAGCCGCAAATGAGTTATACAAGGAGGGCAAGTTCAAACAGCTTGGCGTTAGCAACTTCCCTGCTTATGAAGTTGCCGAAGTTGTTATGCTGTGCCAAGCTCGAGGTTGGATTAAGCCCACCATTTACCAGGGAATTTACAACGCCATCA CTCGTAATCTTGAGACTGAAGTGGTTCCTGCTTGTCGCCGTTTTGGATTGGAGATTGTCATCTTTACGCCGCTCGGTGGAGGCTTGTTGACTGGGCGCTATAAGTCTGCGGATGACGAAGAGCAAAGCGGTCGCTTCAGCACTAGCACTTTCCTGGGACCAATTTTCCGGCAACTGTACTTCAACGACAGCCTATTTAAAGCGCTTGACATTCTTCGACAAGCTGCTGAAAGTCACAGCTTGACTATGCCCGAGGTCGCGTTGCGCTGGGTCATGCACCACTCTGCTTTAAAATTCGCCAAAGATGGTGGAAACGACGGAGTCATTTTTGGAGTAAGTAAAATTGAGCAGTTGCATCAGAATATCGCGGACCTGGAGAAGGGGCCTTTGCCAGAGGAGGTTGTCAAGGCTCTTGATGCTGCCTGGATTGTCGCAAAGGGAACCAGTCCCAACCCCTGGCACACGCCGCTTGTATATACCTATGAAGGCCACTCATAG
- a CDS encoding uncharacterized protein (SMCOG1262:haloalkane dehalogenase~EggNog:ENOG41~antiSMASH:Cluster_6.3~MEROPS:MER0003280), protein MSELAYQILPTVNQVEVGNYSVFYREAGPLNAPTLLLLHGFPSSSFLFRHMIPILALTYHVIAPDFPGFGFTKSPANFPHTFDNIANVMEGFLDALDIQEFAEYIIDYGAPVGLRLAVRRPHAVKAIVSQNGNAYLDGLGPGFGAIRSYWASGSQSDRDALLPFFTLNATESQYTTGTKNPESLEPESWWLDYALMNDQLGNIDIQLDYLFDYQTNVAQYPQYQQYLRQSQVPLLAVWGKNDQFFLPAGAEAYKRDLPHAEIHLIDAGHFALISNLRDIVHYMLPFLYKNLKSGKHH, encoded by the exons ATGTCAGAGCTGGCGTACCAGATACTCCCGACTGTCAACCAGGTTGAAGTTGGTAATTATTCCGTTTTTTATCGTGAAGCAGGACCTCTGAATGCTCCAACTCTACTGCTGCTTCATGGTTTTCCATCGTCTTCATTCCTCTTTCGACATATGATTCCTATTCTTGCATTGACATATCACGTCATTGCTCCTGATTTTCCCGGTTTTGGATTCACAAAGAGCCCTGCGAACTTCCCTCACACTTTTGATAACATAGCCAATGTCATGGAAGGGTTCCTGGACGCGCTAGATATTCAAGAATTCGCCGAATACATTATTGATTACGGTGCTCCAGTTGGGCTGCGACTTGCCGTAAGGCGTCCACACGCTGTCAAGGCCATTGTATCTCAAAACGGGAACGCTTACCTGGATGGTCTTGGACCAGGGTTCGGCGCAATAAGATCATATTGGGCGTCTGGTAGCCAATC TGACCGGGATGCTCTACTTCCTTTCTTCACCCTAAACGCAACAGAGTCGCAGTATACCACCGGCACGAAGAACCCGGAATCTCTTGAACCGGAATCGTGGTGGCTCGATTATGCACTCATGAACGACCAACTAGGAAATATAGACATCCAGCTAGATTACCTCTTCGACTATCAGACAAACGTTGCACAGTACCCACAGTATCAACAGTACTTGCGCCAGTCTCAAGTGCCTCTGCTCGCTGTATGGGGAAAGAATGACCAGTT CTTCCTCCCCGCTGGTGCGGAAGCCTATAAACGAGACTTGCCCCATGCTGAGATTCACCTCATTGATGCTGGCCATTTTGCGCTGATTAGCAATCTGAGGGATATTGTGCATTACATGCTACCATTTTTATACAAAAATTTGAAAAGTGGAAAGCATCACTAG